One part of the Lotus japonicus ecotype B-129 chromosome 2, LjGifu_v1.2 genome encodes these proteins:
- the LOC130739920 gene encoding disease resistance protein RPV1-like isoform X1, translating into MPPETDVTPSSPPPASFRLRWDVFLSFRGTDTRHTFTKDLYNALHARGVRVFRDDDGLGRGDEIKASLLEAIDDSAASVIVLSEDYASSRWCLEELAKICDCGRLILPVFYRVDPSDVRKQKGPFEGSFKSHAERFEAEKVQLWRDAMAKVGGIAGWVCQENSDSDKLIRVLVETVMKQMRNTPLSVAQYTVGVDDKVEELKKLLDVKINDVRVLGLYGMGGVGKTTLAKSLFNTLVVHFERRSFISNVREVSRHGDGGGLVSLQNRILGDLSSGGTVNDVNDGVSAIKRVLQGNKVLLILDDVDEIQQLDFLMGNREWFHKGSRVVITTRNTQVLPESYVDMFYEVRELELSAALALFCHHAMRRKKPAEGFSNLSKQIVKKTGGLPLALEVIGSFLFDKRTSKEWKDALERLKQIPHPGVQDVLKISYDALDEQEQCIFLDIACLFVQMEMERDDVVDILNGCNFNGEIAITVLTAKCLIKITTRNVVWMHDQVRDMGRQIVQNESLTDYGLHSRLWDRDQILTVLKSNKGTRSTQGIVLDCVKKNSSNPRNRSADEITWDHFQQKPSCKSASAFIKEKCKKYMQDREEKAKEVVLQTKHFQPMVSLRLLQINYSRLEGQFKCLPPGLKWLQWKQCPLRNLPSSYNPLELAVIDLSESKIGRLWGRRSNKVAKHLMVLKLSRCHRLTATPDLSGYLSLKKIVLEECSHLTRIHESLGNLSTLIHLNLHQCYNLVEVPADVSGLKHLEDLILSGCWKLKALPTDISCMISLKQLVLDETAITELPGSIFHLTKLEKLSADKCQFLKRLPTCIGNLCSLQELSLNNTALEELPDSVGCLENLELLGLVGCRSLSLIPNSVGKLISLKRLHFDVTGIKELPDSIGSLSYLRKLSVAGCSSLDRLPLSIEALVSIAELQLDGTSITNLPDQVRAMKMLKKLEMRNCQHLRFLPASIGFLSALTTLDMYNTNITELPDSIGMLENLTRLRLDMCKQLQMLPASMGNLKSLQRLLMKETAVTHLPDSFRMLSSLVELQMERRPYLNAVGNNVPPIDIISNKQEEPNSESILTSFCNLTMLEQLNFHGWSIFGKIPDNFENLSSLETLSLGHNNICSLPASMRGLSYLKKLYLQDCRELMLLPPLPSSLEELNIANCTAVEYISDISNLDRLEEFNLMNCEKVVDIPGLEHLKSLRRLYMNGCIGCSLAVKRRFSKVLLKKLKILIMPGSRIPDWFSGESVVFSKRRNRELKGIICAGVLSFNNIPEDQRDKLQLMDVQGKVFNLTDNVYSTTFRLLGVPRTNEHHIFLRRFGVHTSLVFELKDRCTLHLTKRNPPYVEGLELKNCGIYLVFEGDDDFEGDEGSLEEGQYSVSQKLAKFFNTSAEGDPDLRV; encoded by the exons ATGCCGCCGGAAACTGACGTCACGCCATCGTCGCCACCGCCGGCTTCTTTCAGGCTCCGTTGGGACGTGTTCCTGAGCTTCAGGGGAACCGACACGCGCCACACCTTCACGAAGGACCTCTACAACGCGCTCCACGCCCGCGGGGTTCGGGTCTTCCGTGACGACGACGGGTTGGGCCGCGGCGATGAGATAAAAGCGAGCCTTCTGGAGGCCATTGACGACTCTGCGGCTTCTGTCATCGTTCTCTCGGAGGACTACGCCTCCTCTCGGTGGTGCCTGGAGGAGTTGGCCAAGATTTGCGACTGTGGGAGGTTAATCCTGCCCGTTTTCTACCGGGTTGACCCGTCGGATGTCCGAAAGCAAAAGGGTCCATTTGAAGGGTCTTTCAAGTCCCATGCAGAGAGGTTTGAGGCAGAGAAGGTTCAGCTCTGGAGGGATGCCATGGCCAAAGTGGGTGGAATCGCTGGTTGGGTTTGTCAAGAAAACAG TGACAGTGATAAGCTCATTCGAGTTTTGGTGGAAACAGTTATGAAGCAGATGAGGAACACTCCACTGAGTGTGGCTCAGTATACAGTGGGGGTTGATGATAAAGTGGAAGAGTTAAAAAAGTTGCTTGATGTGAAAATCAATGATGTGAGGGTTCTGGGGTTGTATGGGATGGGTGGTGTTGGTAAAACAACTCTGGCCAAGAGCCTCTTCAACACCCTTGTAGTTCATTTTGAGCGCCGCAGCTTCATTTCAAATGTCAGAGAAGTTTCAAGacatggtgatggtggtggtttgGTTTCTCTTCAAAACAGAATTCTTGGTGATCTTTCCTCTGGTGGAACAGTCAATGATGTTAATGATGGTGTTTCGGCTATCAAAAGAGTATTACAAGGAAACAAAGTTCTGCTAATCTTGGATGATGTTGATGAGATACAGCAGCTTGATTTTTTGATGGGTAATAGGGAATGGTTTCATAAAGGAAGCCGAGTTGTGATAACAACAAGGAATACACAAGTTTTACCTGAAAGTTATGTTGATATGTTCTATGAGGTGAGGGAATTGGAATTATCTGCAGCTCTAGCATTATTCTGTCACCATGCAATGAGAAGAAAAAAGCCTGCAGAAGGTTTTTCGAATCTATCAAaacaaattgtaaaaaaaactgGAGGGTTGCCTTTGGCTTTGGAAGTTATTGGCTCTTTTCTGTTTGATAAGAGGACGAGTAAGGAGTGGAAAGATGCTTTGGAGAGGCTGAAGCAGATTCCTCATCCAGGTGTTCAGGATGTGTTGAAGATCAGTTATGATGCGTTGGATGAACAGGAGCAGTGCATATTCCTTGACATTGCTTGTTTATTTGTGCAAATGGAAATGGAAAGAGATGATGTGGTTGATATATTGAATGGGTGCAATTTTAATGGAGAGATAGCAATAACAGTCCTTACTGCTAAATGTCTGATCAAAATCACTACCCGTAATGTTGTGTGGATGCATGATCAAGTTAGGGACATGGGGAGGCAAATTGTTCAGAATGAAAGCCTTACAGATTATGGTCTGCATAGCAGGCTCTGGGACCGTGATCAAATATTGACTGTTTTGAAGAGTAACAAG GGAACTAGAAGTACTCAAGGGATTGTCCTAGATTGTGTGAAGAAAAACAGCTCAAATCCTAGAAATCGCTCTGCTGATGAAATTACTTGGGATCACTTTCAGCAAAAGCCCAGTTGTAAATCTGCATCAGCATTTATCAAAGAGAAGTGTAAAAAGTATATGCAGGACAGAGAAGAGAAAGCAAAAGAGGTTGTCCTTCAGACAAAGCACTTTCAACCAATGGTTTCCTTGAGATTGCTTCAAATAAATTATTCCAGATTGGAAGGACAATTCAAATGTCTGCCTCCTGGACTAAAGTGGTTGCAGTGGAAACAATGTCCATTAAGGAATTTGCCTTCAAGCTATAATCCTTTGGAGCTTGCTGTGATTGATCTCTCAGAAAGTAAGATTGGAAGGTTATGGGGCAGGCGCAGTAACAAG GTGGCTAAGCACTTGATGGTTTTAAAACTCTCCAGATGCCACAGATTGACAGCAACTCCGGATTTAAGTGGCTATCTATCTCTGAAAAAAATAGTTTTGGAAGAATGCTCTCATTTAACTAGGATCCATGAATCACTTGGAAACCTAAGTACCTTGATTCACTTGAACTTGCACCAGTGCTATAACCTTGTTGAAGTACCTGCTGATGTCTCTGGTCTGAAACATCTTGAGGACCTTATTCTTTCTGGCTGCTGGAAGCTGAAAGCATTGCCGACAGACATAAGCTGCATGATTTCTTTAAAACAACTTGTTCTTGATGAAACTGCTATAACTGAGCTACCTGGTTCCATCTTCCACCTGACAAAGCTTGAAAAGCTGAGTGCAGATAAATGCCAGTTTTTGAAGAGGTTACCTACCTGCATTGGGAATCTCTGCTCACTGCAGGAATTGTCTCTTAACAACACAGCATTGGAGGAATTACCTGATTCTGTTGGTTGCTTGGAGAATCTTGAGCTGCTTGGTTTGGTGGGGTGCAGGTCCCTCTCTTTGATTCCTAACTCTGTTGGGAAACTAATTTCATTGAAAAGATTACATTTTGATGTCACTGGAATTAAAGAATTGCCTGATTCTATTGGTTCTTTATCATATTTAAGGAAACTCTCTGTTGCAGGCTGTAGTTCTCTTGACAGGTTGCCTCTGTCAATAGAAGCTTTAGTTTCTATTGCTGAGCTTCAGTTAGATGGCACATCAATCACCAATTTGCCAGATCAAGTTAGGGCCATGAAAATGCTTAAAAAGCTTGAGATGAGAAACTGTCAGCATCTCAGGTTTCTACCAGCATCAATTGGCTTCCTGTCAGCTCTTACGACTTTGGACATGTATAACACTAACATAACTGAATTACCAGACTCAATTGGAATGTTAGAAAATCTTACCAGGTTGAGATTAGACATGTGCAAACAGCTCCAAATGCTTCCAGCTTCCATGGGAAATTTGAAATCCTTGCAAAGGTTACTCATGAAGGAAACAGCAGTTACCCATCTACCTGATAGCTTTCGAATGCTTTCAAGCCTGGTTGAACTACAAATGGAAAGAAGGCCTTATCTTAATGCGGTTGGAAACAACGTGCCTCCAATAGACATAATTTCTAACAAGCAAGAAGAACCTAATTCAGAGTCGATCTTAACCTCTTTCTGCAATCTAACCATGCTGGAACAGCTAAACTTTCATGGATGGAGTATATTTGGAAAAATTCCAGACAATTTTGAAAATCTGTCATCACTGGAAACCTTAAGTTTAGGGCACAACAATATTTGCAGTCTTCCAGCAAGCATGAGAGGCCTCTCCTATCTCAAAAAGCTTTATTTGCAAGATTGCAGGGAGCTGATGCTTCTGCCTCCTCTTCCTTCTAGCTTAGAGGAGCTTAACATTGCAAACTGTACAGCAGTAGAGTACATATCTGATATTTCAAACTTGGACAGGTTAGAGGAGTTCAACCTTATGAATTGCGAAAAGGTGGTGGATATACCAGGCCTTGAACACTTGAAGTCCTTAAGAAGGTTGTACATGAATGGTTGCATTGGATGCTCCCTTGCTGTGAAGAGAAGATTTTCCAAG GTTCTACTAAAAAAGTTAAAGATTTTGATTATGCCTGGAAGCAGAATTCCAGATTGGTTCTCAGGGGAATCAGTTGTGTTTTCGAAGCGAAGAAACCGTGAGCTTAAAGGTATAATTTGTGCCGGCGTGCTTTCTTTCAACAATATACCAGAAGACCAAAGAGATAAACTGCAGTTAATGGATGTTCAAGGAAAAGTCTTCAATTTGACTGACAATGTTTACAGCACAACGTTTCGCCTTCTAGGAGTACCTAGGACAAATGAACACCACATATTTTTGCGCAGATTTGGAGTTCACACTTCCTTGGTTTTTGAGTTAAAAGATAGGTGTACCTTGCATTTGACAAAGCGAAACCCGCCCTATGTTGAGGGGCTGGAGCTGAAGAATTGTGGAATATATTTAGTgtttgaaggtgatgatgatttTGAGGGAGATGAGGGATCACTAGAAGAAGGTCAATACTCTGTTTCACAAAAATTAGCTAAGTTCTTCAACACTAGTGCAGAAGGTGACCCTGATCTTCGTGTGTGA
- the LOC130739920 gene encoding disease resistance protein RPV1-like isoform X2: MPPETDVTPSSPPPASFRLRWDVFLSFRGTDTRHTFTKDLYNALHARGVRVFRDDDGLGRGDEIKASLLEAIDDSAASVIVLSEDYASSRWCLEELAKICDCGRLILPVFYRVDPSDVRKQKGPFEGSFKSHAERFEAEKVQLWRDAMAKVGGIAGWVCQENSDSDKLIRVLVETVMKQMRNTPLSVAQYTVGVDDKVEELKKLLDVKINDVRVLGLYGMGGVGKTTLAKSLFNTLVVHFERRSFISNVREVSRHGDGGGLVSLQNRILGDLSSGGTVNDVNDGVSAIKRVLQGNKVLLILDDVDEIQQLDFLMGNREWFHKGSRVVITTRNTQVLPESYVDMFYEVRELELSAALALFCHHAMRRKKPAEGFSNLSKQIVKKTGGLPLALEVIGSFLFDKRTSKEWKDALERLKQIPHPGVQDVLKISYDALDEQEQCIFLDIACLFVQMEMERDDVVDILNGCNFNGEIAITVLTAKCLIKITTRNVVWMHDQVRDMGRQIVQNESLTDYGLHSRLWDRDQILTVLKSNKQKPSCKSASAFIKEKCKKYMQDREEKAKEVVLQTKHFQPMVSLRLLQINYSRLEGQFKCLPPGLKWLQWKQCPLRNLPSSYNPLELAVIDLSESKIGRLWGRRSNKVAKHLMVLKLSRCHRLTATPDLSGYLSLKKIVLEECSHLTRIHESLGNLSTLIHLNLHQCYNLVEVPADVSGLKHLEDLILSGCWKLKALPTDISCMISLKQLVLDETAITELPGSIFHLTKLEKLSADKCQFLKRLPTCIGNLCSLQELSLNNTALEELPDSVGCLENLELLGLVGCRSLSLIPNSVGKLISLKRLHFDVTGIKELPDSIGSLSYLRKLSVAGCSSLDRLPLSIEALVSIAELQLDGTSITNLPDQVRAMKMLKKLEMRNCQHLRFLPASIGFLSALTTLDMYNTNITELPDSIGMLENLTRLRLDMCKQLQMLPASMGNLKSLQRLLMKETAVTHLPDSFRMLSSLVELQMERRPYLNAVGNNVPPIDIISNKQEEPNSESILTSFCNLTMLEQLNFHGWSIFGKIPDNFENLSSLETLSLGHNNICSLPASMRGLSYLKKLYLQDCRELMLLPPLPSSLEELNIANCTAVEYISDISNLDRLEEFNLMNCEKVVDIPGLEHLKSLRRLYMNGCIGCSLAVKRRFSKVLLKKLKILIMPGSRIPDWFSGESVVFSKRRNRELKGIICAGVLSFNNIPEDQRDKLQLMDVQGKVFNLTDNVYSTTFRLLGVPRTNEHHIFLRRFGVHTSLVFELKDRCTLHLTKRNPPYVEGLELKNCGIYLVFEGDDDFEGDEGSLEEGQYSVSQKLAKFFNTSAEGDPDLRV; this comes from the exons ATGCCGCCGGAAACTGACGTCACGCCATCGTCGCCACCGCCGGCTTCTTTCAGGCTCCGTTGGGACGTGTTCCTGAGCTTCAGGGGAACCGACACGCGCCACACCTTCACGAAGGACCTCTACAACGCGCTCCACGCCCGCGGGGTTCGGGTCTTCCGTGACGACGACGGGTTGGGCCGCGGCGATGAGATAAAAGCGAGCCTTCTGGAGGCCATTGACGACTCTGCGGCTTCTGTCATCGTTCTCTCGGAGGACTACGCCTCCTCTCGGTGGTGCCTGGAGGAGTTGGCCAAGATTTGCGACTGTGGGAGGTTAATCCTGCCCGTTTTCTACCGGGTTGACCCGTCGGATGTCCGAAAGCAAAAGGGTCCATTTGAAGGGTCTTTCAAGTCCCATGCAGAGAGGTTTGAGGCAGAGAAGGTTCAGCTCTGGAGGGATGCCATGGCCAAAGTGGGTGGAATCGCTGGTTGGGTTTGTCAAGAAAACAG TGACAGTGATAAGCTCATTCGAGTTTTGGTGGAAACAGTTATGAAGCAGATGAGGAACACTCCACTGAGTGTGGCTCAGTATACAGTGGGGGTTGATGATAAAGTGGAAGAGTTAAAAAAGTTGCTTGATGTGAAAATCAATGATGTGAGGGTTCTGGGGTTGTATGGGATGGGTGGTGTTGGTAAAACAACTCTGGCCAAGAGCCTCTTCAACACCCTTGTAGTTCATTTTGAGCGCCGCAGCTTCATTTCAAATGTCAGAGAAGTTTCAAGacatggtgatggtggtggtttgGTTTCTCTTCAAAACAGAATTCTTGGTGATCTTTCCTCTGGTGGAACAGTCAATGATGTTAATGATGGTGTTTCGGCTATCAAAAGAGTATTACAAGGAAACAAAGTTCTGCTAATCTTGGATGATGTTGATGAGATACAGCAGCTTGATTTTTTGATGGGTAATAGGGAATGGTTTCATAAAGGAAGCCGAGTTGTGATAACAACAAGGAATACACAAGTTTTACCTGAAAGTTATGTTGATATGTTCTATGAGGTGAGGGAATTGGAATTATCTGCAGCTCTAGCATTATTCTGTCACCATGCAATGAGAAGAAAAAAGCCTGCAGAAGGTTTTTCGAATCTATCAAaacaaattgtaaaaaaaactgGAGGGTTGCCTTTGGCTTTGGAAGTTATTGGCTCTTTTCTGTTTGATAAGAGGACGAGTAAGGAGTGGAAAGATGCTTTGGAGAGGCTGAAGCAGATTCCTCATCCAGGTGTTCAGGATGTGTTGAAGATCAGTTATGATGCGTTGGATGAACAGGAGCAGTGCATATTCCTTGACATTGCTTGTTTATTTGTGCAAATGGAAATGGAAAGAGATGATGTGGTTGATATATTGAATGGGTGCAATTTTAATGGAGAGATAGCAATAACAGTCCTTACTGCTAAATGTCTGATCAAAATCACTACCCGTAATGTTGTGTGGATGCATGATCAAGTTAGGGACATGGGGAGGCAAATTGTTCAGAATGAAAGCCTTACAGATTATGGTCTGCATAGCAGGCTCTGGGACCGTGATCAAATATTGACTGTTTTGAAGAGTAACAAG CAAAAGCCCAGTTGTAAATCTGCATCAGCATTTATCAAAGAGAAGTGTAAAAAGTATATGCAGGACAGAGAAGAGAAAGCAAAAGAGGTTGTCCTTCAGACAAAGCACTTTCAACCAATGGTTTCCTTGAGATTGCTTCAAATAAATTATTCCAGATTGGAAGGACAATTCAAATGTCTGCCTCCTGGACTAAAGTGGTTGCAGTGGAAACAATGTCCATTAAGGAATTTGCCTTCAAGCTATAATCCTTTGGAGCTTGCTGTGATTGATCTCTCAGAAAGTAAGATTGGAAGGTTATGGGGCAGGCGCAGTAACAAG GTGGCTAAGCACTTGATGGTTTTAAAACTCTCCAGATGCCACAGATTGACAGCAACTCCGGATTTAAGTGGCTATCTATCTCTGAAAAAAATAGTTTTGGAAGAATGCTCTCATTTAACTAGGATCCATGAATCACTTGGAAACCTAAGTACCTTGATTCACTTGAACTTGCACCAGTGCTATAACCTTGTTGAAGTACCTGCTGATGTCTCTGGTCTGAAACATCTTGAGGACCTTATTCTTTCTGGCTGCTGGAAGCTGAAAGCATTGCCGACAGACATAAGCTGCATGATTTCTTTAAAACAACTTGTTCTTGATGAAACTGCTATAACTGAGCTACCTGGTTCCATCTTCCACCTGACAAAGCTTGAAAAGCTGAGTGCAGATAAATGCCAGTTTTTGAAGAGGTTACCTACCTGCATTGGGAATCTCTGCTCACTGCAGGAATTGTCTCTTAACAACACAGCATTGGAGGAATTACCTGATTCTGTTGGTTGCTTGGAGAATCTTGAGCTGCTTGGTTTGGTGGGGTGCAGGTCCCTCTCTTTGATTCCTAACTCTGTTGGGAAACTAATTTCATTGAAAAGATTACATTTTGATGTCACTGGAATTAAAGAATTGCCTGATTCTATTGGTTCTTTATCATATTTAAGGAAACTCTCTGTTGCAGGCTGTAGTTCTCTTGACAGGTTGCCTCTGTCAATAGAAGCTTTAGTTTCTATTGCTGAGCTTCAGTTAGATGGCACATCAATCACCAATTTGCCAGATCAAGTTAGGGCCATGAAAATGCTTAAAAAGCTTGAGATGAGAAACTGTCAGCATCTCAGGTTTCTACCAGCATCAATTGGCTTCCTGTCAGCTCTTACGACTTTGGACATGTATAACACTAACATAACTGAATTACCAGACTCAATTGGAATGTTAGAAAATCTTACCAGGTTGAGATTAGACATGTGCAAACAGCTCCAAATGCTTCCAGCTTCCATGGGAAATTTGAAATCCTTGCAAAGGTTACTCATGAAGGAAACAGCAGTTACCCATCTACCTGATAGCTTTCGAATGCTTTCAAGCCTGGTTGAACTACAAATGGAAAGAAGGCCTTATCTTAATGCGGTTGGAAACAACGTGCCTCCAATAGACATAATTTCTAACAAGCAAGAAGAACCTAATTCAGAGTCGATCTTAACCTCTTTCTGCAATCTAACCATGCTGGAACAGCTAAACTTTCATGGATGGAGTATATTTGGAAAAATTCCAGACAATTTTGAAAATCTGTCATCACTGGAAACCTTAAGTTTAGGGCACAACAATATTTGCAGTCTTCCAGCAAGCATGAGAGGCCTCTCCTATCTCAAAAAGCTTTATTTGCAAGATTGCAGGGAGCTGATGCTTCTGCCTCCTCTTCCTTCTAGCTTAGAGGAGCTTAACATTGCAAACTGTACAGCAGTAGAGTACATATCTGATATTTCAAACTTGGACAGGTTAGAGGAGTTCAACCTTATGAATTGCGAAAAGGTGGTGGATATACCAGGCCTTGAACACTTGAAGTCCTTAAGAAGGTTGTACATGAATGGTTGCATTGGATGCTCCCTTGCTGTGAAGAGAAGATTTTCCAAG GTTCTACTAAAAAAGTTAAAGATTTTGATTATGCCTGGAAGCAGAATTCCAGATTGGTTCTCAGGGGAATCAGTTGTGTTTTCGAAGCGAAGAAACCGTGAGCTTAAAGGTATAATTTGTGCCGGCGTGCTTTCTTTCAACAATATACCAGAAGACCAAAGAGATAAACTGCAGTTAATGGATGTTCAAGGAAAAGTCTTCAATTTGACTGACAATGTTTACAGCACAACGTTTCGCCTTCTAGGAGTACCTAGGACAAATGAACACCACATATTTTTGCGCAGATTTGGAGTTCACACTTCCTTGGTTTTTGAGTTAAAAGATAGGTGTACCTTGCATTTGACAAAGCGAAACCCGCCCTATGTTGAGGGGCTGGAGCTGAAGAATTGTGGAATATATTTAGTgtttgaaggtgatgatgatttTGAGGGAGATGAGGGATCACTAGAAGAAGGTCAATACTCTGTTTCACAAAAATTAGCTAAGTTCTTCAACACTAGTGCAGAAGGTGACCCTGATCTTCGTGTGTGA